Genomic window (Ictalurus furcatus strain D&B chromosome 26, Billie_1.0, whole genome shotgun sequence):
CATGATTTTACTTTTATGTCCTACCGTCTGGGTCCTAACAAAtttgaatttgtggaaaattCAGATTATGTGATATGTGGATATGATGCACTTATTTGTTCATAGTTGCTGCCCTTTTTCTTCTGAATTATCAATATGTTTGGTTTAAacgtaaaagaaaagaaagaaaaaaaacaacgacgTGTAGCTGCTTTATCCAGCTGGTCATTGTTAGTAACTACCACCAATAACTTGTAATCATGAAATGTTCCTTTTGAAAGAATCCCAACATACAAATTTGCATTTGCAATTCCCTGTGTTATTACTGTAGTGTCTAGCCATGCATAGAGCACTCTTCCTATTTCTCAGATTTGTGACTGGCCATCCTTTAACATTATGCTTGTTTTGTAGATGGCATGTCAGGAAAAAGACATTGAATCTCTCAAATCTCTGCAGACAGAATTATGGTGAGTTGGGTGAAGATTGTTCCCCTTTTTTTCCAATTGTAAAAATTTATATACGTTTGTTgcatatgtttttgtttctttttgcttctctttcttctctctcctctcactgcaGGCCTCACCTCTCTGCTGAACAGAATCACCTCCTACACCTCATAGTGCAGGAAAGAATCAGCCCCTCTGGTCAGGGGGTTTAGTTCAGACCCACATACAACCATGTGACATCACTCGGTGTCCGGTCCACTGCCTGGCGCATCACATAGGGAGTCTTACAGAATGACAGTACTAAGGCTATGGTACAGTTATAACTGAATATTCATATTACACTCAATGACTTGttaaagaatattttatttcttaacatTGACAAATGTGATGTACACACAGAACATGTCTGCCACAGGACATGAATCTATATTTTGTCCTCCATTAAGTTTCATTTTGGATCATTGCACTttaataattttacatttttagtatttGTTACATAAAATAGATTGTTCATTTGATGTAAATAAATTCAAGAATTAATCATGTTTGGATGTTTGattattgaaatgtttttttacattttctacatCATCAAATGTTTTCCACATGACTCGTCATAAACCCCAGTGTACACTGATCTGAGACACACATCATCCATGACTCATCTAATCACCTCCTGTAGTAAATTGTATTCCTTGAACCTCTTTCCTGGAGCATCAGTgagtaataattgtaataacACGACAATGTGAAGATTTAACATGAGCTTTCATAACATCAGTTCTCTTAAGAACATGTACGGTGATTTCAGAGCCACACCGGTGAAACACGCACCAGTCCTTTATCATCTGGGATGACGTTTTCTTCTGTATGGTTTGATGAATGCAGATACTTTACTGCATTTACTAGTTAAGATACAAAATGTTACAGCACCagactataaatggatatagACGAATCGTATAATTCTATTGGTCATGATCCCAGACTTGTGCAGTAGACATGGTGGCAAATAGAAGAAaccataatattttttttttaattagaaaagTAAAATGCCAAGACAAACTAAGCAAAATATGATGTGGCCTTACAAAGTGATACAAATAATAAGTGGTTCTGAACAAATTAATTGTTCTTtaaattgtttctttttttttataagcattCTTTCAAAACTATATTTTTACAGtgtctgtctatatattttGACTTTGTATTATGTATTTACACACCTGtgacttttttatatatatatatatatattataataaacatttctttacaCCTTTTCCCCATACATTTCATATTACATTCCTGcatccatcactctctcattAAAGGAGACTAATTAAATATAGCGAGCGTCATGAATAATACACCAGACTAATCAGATTAACAGTGTCAGCTATTCGGATAGTTATTCAGCACAGATGTGTCAGcctaattaattatataattaatttaaaagattGACTAATCTTTTTCCTTCAGTTTTCACTTTTAGCTAATCCTTTTGGTAGTAGACACGGCTAAAACTGTGAATGGCCTATAATCTTTGGAAGAGCACTTGTgattgtacagtatatttcaaaTCTAAAGAACCTCAGTTTATCCAGTACAGCACATGGGTGTGGATTTTGGGGTAAAGTTACCGATTAtttatacagtgtataatataaCCCTTTGACAATTTGATGATCTGAAGATCGCAAACACATCATGACTTCCTTAACTAGTCTTTACCTTTTCTGCCTATTCAAATTCTCTGTTAATAATCTTTTTAGTCTGGAAGTACACCAAAAGGAATTCTTATACCAAACGGATAATTAGACTAACAGCAAGTGAAATTCACAAGAATCTATCAGCATGATCACTCTTGCTAACTAGTCCTTAatagcttttgtttttgtattttacatAGTTTCCTGATTTAATCCACCCTCTTGCGCAGGATTACGTAGATGGCGCCATTGATCAGCGCGAGCAGCCAGCCAAACCAAGCCATGATATAGGACCAGCCATACCAGCCATCCTTCTCTCCTCTGTGGAAGTGATCCGTGTAGACAGATAGGGCCACCATAATACAGAAGCCTGGATAAGAAAGAACAGttcttaatctttttttataAATAGATGAGACAACCAAAGGCAAACTGATTAATAGAGCTACCTATTTAGGTATGTCCATGAGGGATAGTTTGGCAGCCAAAATAGAACCATATGAACTGAAACTGTGCAGTTATCAGCAGGTATGTTTGGGCCATCAACCCAACTGACAGTTGTCATTTAATAAGAAGGAACTAGCTAATGGTTGGGAACTTGCAATAACAAAATTTGCAGAAAATTGGTATAAAAAAGGTACTTTTGCACAATTATTCAGAACGCACCCATAGCAGTAATTACAGCCTAAATTGTCTTCTGTGCTGAGTGAAACTTGGATGCCACAAGCTTGGCATACCTTCTTTAGGGGATTTTCTCCTATTCCTTTATGCAGAACTTCTCAAAATCTGTCAAGGTGGATAGGGAGCATCGCTGGGGAGATATTCAGTTGGGCTTAAAAATGGGCTCTGGCTTAGCACCTAAAGGACATTCACAGTCTTGTCCTGAAGCTTCTCCATGTGTGTTTGGGGCCACTATCATGCTAGAAGTTAAACCTTCACcctaaactgaggtcctgaacACTCTTGATCAGTTATCTTTCTCTTGACCTTGAGGGCCTGCCAGTGCCTGCTGTCTCCACatcatccccacagcatgatggagctaccaccaccatgcttcatcgCAGGGATGAACTTGGCCCCATAAATAACAACTTCCAGATTACTCTAGATGTAAACTCTTGGTTTGAAAGTCCTTTTTTTGAAAGTCACATTTAGAGAAATTTCAAGTGATTTGTCATGTGCCTCAGTCTGGCTGAGGAAGAGTTTAGGAACTGTCTCTATATTacacaattattacatttatttgtgtaaatgtgtttatttttaatatattcacagaacatgaaaaaaaaaaaacttttttccatTACGGAATAAATGTATAAGTTTGAATACATGCAATTCATATAGACATAGAAACAAAAGGACTCACATGACATAAGCTGCAGAACTCCAGCGATTGTGAACCTCTTTCCTTTCCCCAGTGTAAAGAGTTGAAATAggaacacacacagggagaTGACTGCAAAGAGGCAGGCCAACACTGCAAATCCCTGTACTGCCTGCAAGTAATCTAGAAAAAAGCAATATAAAAACTCCATTACAGCACCTTCTCCAGTCTATAATTGCTTAGTTATTAGCTTCTGTAAGAGCTCCTTGGTTCTGGTCTTTGGATAAGATATTTACGATTCTCTTCTCTGATAAAACCACAAGCATGGCTCACCTTTTCGGTAAGATGTTGGAATGTCCATGTATACCCAGACATCATCATTTCTCTCCATCACCCATCTCCCCCACAGGTCTGTGTACATGGTTCTTGTAAACCACCAGGCCtagaaacagagaaaaagacaagATCTCACATTAACAACTGACAATTCTTTAGTCTTAAAGTTGGCAATGTtcaaaaatgcttttttcccctcttgttCTAAACAAGAGCCCTAACATGTTTAGGTTTATCCATCTGATTGAATTCTTCTCCATCTGAAGGTTCTAAATGGGATCAACAACAGATGGTTTCCCTATTACAAAAGTAGAACCACTTTAAGAAATGAAGAACCCTTAGCTATCCAAAGATCCCTtgagcaactttttttttcctgagagtATACATGTAATAATTAGAACATTGCAAATATACATTagaaataaactatttaaaaacaattaatcTGGATTTATTAATcccagttttttgttttttttcatgccCAGAAATTTGAGCTGCTCAGCCATGACCCTTTTGGATTAAAAGGCAACTCACAATGTATACGGTTTTAACAGAAGGAAAGGGAAAGCTTATCATCGTTTTGCCTTCTAAGTTTGTAAAAATTACAAACAGCTCCTTTAAGTTGTATTTGGAGAACTAAActttctacagaaacaatcaTAGGTAAAGTATAAAtgcacatatttaaaataaataaataaataaataaaataaaaacacttacatCATCGATAGTGGcccaaaaaagtaaaaagataGTTGTGAGATGAAGGGTGCAAAGTCCAATCAAAGCTTTCAACATACTCTTAGAGGATGAAGTGGAGTTTTAACCtgcaatatttaaaacaatatgtaAATTATATTGTATGCAACATAAATATACTTATGATGATAAAAATCAAGTGCTGAGGACTTCAGGAATAAGGCAGATTTAGAAACCACAATCAGGTTTCTCTTTACTATACTTGTACATCCATTgtcataattattaatgaaactaATTAATGCTACAGTTAAATCTAACCTTAACCACAATCTCAGTaactaaaataacaatatattaatattcttgtggggacatttggacggacacacacacacacacacacaccataatcaTTAAAGCTGCCTCTTCTTCACACCTGACAGGTCATTGTTGTTCTTCACAGATGCACAAAAATATCCATGATCATAACTTttcttcagttgttgttttaataataataataataataataataataataataataataattatatcagTTATGTTATGCTAAACATTTGACCTAGCTGTTCCCAGTGGATGCTCTgtccaaaacaatgacacatCAAGGGATGTGTTTTTCATCAGCTTTTGAGCAATCAGTAAAAGCATCAGAAACAtgttataaacaataataacgTGTCCAGCCAAAGgcattaaaacacacagcattagTGCAACGTCACGGTATTTGACAGCCTACTGCatgcagattttaatacacGGATTAGTGAAGTCATTACATCACCCCAGGCAACATTTCTGCTCGGTCATCTCCGTTATTCTGAGTTTGCACGGCTTTGAAATCTCAATCACATCATCACCTTAAAACACCGCTAGTACAAACTGACCTAGTGGCATCATGTAGGCGCCTGTACGCTACAGATTCATGTAAACGCCATCAAAACGTTACCTGCGTGAGATTTACGCACtgaatgtttttcttgtttttatttgttagtgATCCAACATCTCAGACAGAGTCTCGCATCTCTGCACATCGGTCGGTCTgtgtccttccttcctccctcccgtCCCGTTTGGTGCAGTGTAAACCCCACCCCattcccaaaccgcatacttctCTACTAAACAGTATGCACTAACTTACTCCCTGCAGGTGCAGATACAGAGATAAAGCGTTCACATCTCACTTATGGCGCTTTTTTCAAGCTTAAATGTGAAAAGTACACAGTCCGAACGGATAAAAgcgattctgtgtgtgtgtgtgtgtgtgtgtgtaacagcatACTACATACAGAATAGAAATAGTACGCTTATAACTACCATAGGTTGATCAGCGAGGTGCATTTAGTATATACTACTTAGTACGGAAGTACGCATTCTCGGGAATCACGTCATGTCCAAGCTACACtccattaatttgtttattattattattattaaacttctTTTACTTCTAAaagttgtagaaaattaatacTGTCTTCTGCAAACACATACGTTTCTGGGATCATGCCTACTTACCTGGCTGATGGCATCTGAAAAGACACCTAGATTTTTTCCGTGGCAGAAAATATTACCCGCTATATGATCCAAAACGTCTCATTTCTGGGTGATTTTCCGGtctttttatccattcatgcatccatccatgttTGCGTTATGTTTAggaatttaaaacactgatgctttaATCATAGACTGAGTACTGGTAGGTAGCAAGCTtgtttcataattttttataacaCACCATGCTGCATGATCGTCACTTCTCACACActgcttccacacacacacacacacacacacacacacacacacccacacacaccgcTAGAGAAGCAGACGAttctgctctttttttaaacGACAGTTTTAAGTGAATCGATCAGCCGAATCGATTCACGAGTCGTGAACACCCAAAGCGAACTGTAAACCCAACAAACTAAACTGTGCAGTTTTGTGCaaattgattttaaattttaaagcCGAGTGGTAGTATAAAACCATCAACGTCAGTCTTGAAATAACAGCCTACACAATGTTTCTTTAATGTCGTGAGTCAAACGAATCAAAACTCCAAGAATCGAGTTAGTAAAGTGAGTCGTTTTGCAGGTGTCACTACGAGTCCCGGCCACATGAGGCTGCTCGTGGTCCATGGTTAGAGTCACAGGTTTATCAATTATGCTCATAAGGTCACAAGAAATGTTATCGGTTCTGTTTCATTTCCTGCAgcaagatttttgtttttggtcttctttattttgtaatatatattaGGCAAAAGCATGGAAAAATACCAAATAAATGCTTTATCAATAACAAAATTAAAGTCTTACAAAATACTGCAGAGGATCTATCCAGCGAAGCATGTTTTGGAAAGTTTTAAGCTGAACATTTAATTGAACTGTGAATTTTGtagattggaaaaagaaaagatttgttTTTAGAACTGTATTTACTCAAGATTATTTTGGAAGGATTTAGAAACTTATATTAATAGAAAACTGTGATATGTGATAGAAATTTGCGTatttgatgtgctttttttgtttcaaaatgacattttggaaTGTAAACTGCAATACATTGTGTTATTTATCTTATTAGGTAAATGCCATATACACAAGAAGAAATGGGCTCTAAACCAAATGTTCTACATTTTATAAATGACTGAATTATACATAAACCTTTCAGaacaaactaaaaataaaaaagcactgaaacaTGTCATGTTTTAAAAGAACATCATTTTGCGTAAGAAATTTTGTCTGGCAGCattaatgttgtaaataatatgACTATGTTCAATACTTCTTGTTCTTGTGgcattaaatgataaaaaaaaatagttatgcTTGTGTTTGTTAAAATGCATCTTTCTAACTGAAAAAAACTTATTCTGTATGACTACAGCTGCTACACAAATATCACTCATTCACTATTCTAAGCGAAATGAAGCATATTCAATTGTTAATAAGTAGCCAATAAAATTTGCAGATATTTTGTATAGTCTTCAAGAGACTCTCTAAGATATTTTAGATATTATAGGCTTCATAAAGGGAACTGAGGTAGGGAAGCACTCTGTTCTACAGTATGTATGGTTCTACActgaacctttaagggtttcctCACAGGGACAAAGCAGAGGAAGCAGTCAGAGGATTTTATTGGCCAAGTAAGATTTCATGTACAATAAATCTGACTTGACATGTGCAGACAGATGCAGGAGTTATGCAAAGATAAATAAAGATGATTTGTGAATTATGATTCCTACATTGGCTGATGCTTCAGAAGAGATGGATGATCATGATTGTATCAAATTATCCAGGCTCCAACCTGCTTTTAATGACCCACCATTGCTGATTTGATTCTTTTTACTGATGGCTCCTCAATTTATATTGATAGACAATGACGATCTGGCGGACTGACACTAGCCTGTGGTGCACAAAAAGCTGAACTTCTGAAGCTGAAGCTCTGACTGTAGCATGCAAACGTGAGCTGGATTTTATGAAAGTCAGAGCACACCCTAGTGACTCAAATGAGACACAAGGCAACAGGCTTGCAGATTCAGAAGCAAAAagtgcaagttttttttatgttgtttgatttatttaagtTCTCTTCAAACTGCATCTGCTATTAGCAACAAAACAGACATTTCTTCTATTCATAAGGTACAGACCAGTTTCCCATGCTGGCAAATTTGGACACAGTGCAAAAGTTAATCCAGATGGTGTCTGCACCAAAGGGGGAAAATTAGTAACAGCTGAATTGTTATTTCCTTACCTGGCCACTCAGATTCACTTTCTAAGTCACACAGGAGTGGATCAAATCAGTGTTCACACATTTGGTGGAACCCTAAGTTTAGGGAACATGGATCAGTGGATCGTGTTGAGGATATAGGATACCCTAGGACAACATGATATACATTATAAAGTTTTATCATTAACTAATAGTGAAAAAGGGATAAAAGTTGGGAAAACCAGGTGGACAATCATAACACTTGAAAAAAATTGACATAGCATAACAGGATGAACCCCCAAAACAGTAATTAACAGCTCACTGcgcatctgtctctcttctttcttGTCTTTTCAGGAGCATAAAAATCAGACAATCTGGTGTTGCCCATCAGATAAGACCAggaagtacaaccccaattctgaaaaaagttgggacagtatgaaaaatgcaaaaaaacaaaacaaaaagaatcatttgaaaattctattcaccctgtactatattgaaaacacattattaacacattatttgatgttttactttgtgaatttaatttacttttgaaaatatacactcatttcaaatctgatgactgcaacacactccaaaaaagttgggacagtcaattgtttaccactgtgtagcatgaccttttcttttaataacacttattaagcttttggacgctgagtgaagacaccagttggttaagtttagcaagcagaattttcccccattcatccattatgcatttcttcagctgcataATTGTACAGGGCCTtggttgccttattttgtgctttataatgggccacacattctcaatgggagacaggtctggactgcaggcaggtcatGTTAGCACCCACACTATCTGCTTATGCATCCAcacgcttgtaatccgggcagaatgtggtttggcattgtcctgctctagatggcagcatatgttgttcCAAAaagtgtacatatctttctgcattaatgatgccttcacagatgtgcaagttacccatgccatgggcactgacacacccccataccatgacagacgctggcttttgaacctgatgctgataacagcttagatggtccttttcctctttggcccggagaacacgacggctgttttgtccaaaaactatttgaaatattgACTCATCTGACCAAAAAatatgattccactgtgctactgtccatctcagatgagaccgagcccagagaagtcggcactgcttctggacagtgttgatgtatggcttcggctttgcatagtaaagccttacttgcatctgtggatgcagcggcgaatggtgttgactaacaaagctttaccaaagtattcccgagcccatgtcaggatatcgattacagactcatgatggtttttaagacagtgacatctgagggaacGGAGATCaggcgcattcagaagtggttttcagccttgccctttatgcacaGAGATTTGACTGGATCTGGACCTGCTGATTCCATATGTATTCACCAATTCAGACACTATCATTGTTCTGAtcattaatgtactgtatgctTCACTTTTCTTACACTGATGATGACTTCTGTTTTTTCTGAATTGGTACTCAGCAAAAAGTTCTACGCACGGTACACTGAATCAAGGTTTGACCAGCTAGAATTTTGTCTAGATAGCTTTTTGTAAAAGGATATTAGTGACTGCCTATCCCCCTACATGAATTTTGTTTAGATTGACTAAGCTTGCTGTGTAATACTTCCTGTGTAATGCTTATTTCATTacttttgaaggcatctttgatctacaacatttctttgcatgtgcctaagacttttgcacagtactgtacgaCTGTATGGTGTATGTAATCTGCAAACTACAGAACATTATGTCCAGATTAAACACTTCTGAACATTATAAGCATGTGAAAATGATCAGTACTACTGTTTATTGATCATATACTATTTTTGTACTATTCTGGCATTTTCAGAAAGCAGGAGAACGACGAGTTTGATAACTTAGGCAGGAAGTGATGATTTGTTTacctccctgctgaaaaaacaaacaaactacaaaaCAACCCTCAAACAATAGAAATCATCAAATTCTAATGGCTTCCACTACAAATATAATTACAacccatcagctaaccattaaaaggattaccattaccattactgatCTGTAATGGTATTCACTAGACATGACATGCCACCAAtataaggcaacaaattaccagtagtaGGCCTACCACaggaaccattacagtttccattaaaaccaataccattcccattataaccaataccattcccattataaccattaaaattcTACGATgagttctattgtttttttatttgtttgtgttagcAGGGTTCTTATTCTTTGGGGCTTACTGAAATACTGTTTGGAGCGACACCTAGTGAAGAAGGAGCATAAATACCTCTTGAGCGCCACACTGATGGCGCTCTAATTGACGTCGCTGATTGTTTTTAACAGATGCAGGTGTACGTGAGTTTGCGGTTTTAGGTTATTAGACTCGGGCAAACGGCTGTCTGTGCTCTAGCATACATGTGAGTGAAAACACGGGCGATGTCTTGTCGACTACAGTCACGACTTACAACGATCCTACTTTTAGCAATATTACCTTTCTGTTTGACAACCTATGGCTCGGGTTTCGACCGAAACCAGAGCGTACAGGTAGGAAAGAATTTACAAACACTAAACAGCAAGCCCAAAGGAGAAGATAAGGTCAACTTGGGAATAACTGGGCAGCAGTCAAACGCAGCTTCT
Coding sequences:
- the emp1 gene encoding epithelial membrane protein 1: MLKALIGLCTLHLTTIFLLFWATIDDAWWFTRTMYTDLWGRWVMERNDDVWVYMDIPTSYRKDYLQAVQGFAVLACLFAVISLCVFLFQLFTLGKGKRFTIAGVLQLMSCFCIMVALSVYTDHFHRGEKDGWYGWSYIMAWFGWLLALINGAIYVILRKRVD